CTCTTCCGGTTTATCAATAAAATTCAATTTAATGGCAATTTTCTTTATTAAAAAAGTAAGAAAATAGACAAAAAAGAATGATATAAAACTAATTATTAAATGGTTCATTTTTTGCGAAACCGACTATTAAATTCATACGAGAAGAAATTCAACCCGTGGTTTTTATGTCAATCTTTTGGATAAATATTTTTTGAAAAACAAATAGTCCACAAATTTTGCCAATACGTGCAATTAGTGGACTGAAACTTTTCGTTAAGTCAATCAATAATTTCTTCCACATATTCAGCGATAGATAAGCAGCAAGTTAATCCCGGGGAATCAATTCCTACCAAATTTATGAAATTCGGAAATCCTTTTTCCCTTTCATTTGAAATAACAAAATCGCGAAAATCATCGCTCTCTCCTTGCAATTTTGGTCTTATTCCGCAGTCATCCAACCCAAGATCATCCATTTCAATATCAAGATATTTTTTAATCGAATTGTAGAAATCCTTTTTATATTTTTCATCCATTTTGTAGCCTAATTCATCCACGTAATAAGCGCTCGGACCAAAAGAAAGATCACCATTAAGGTTGATAACTCCGTGAATTCCCAAAGAAATTTTGGTTGGCACCGGATAGATAAGATGATTGATGTTTTTGTATCTCGTAGTTTTGTAATATTCACCTTTGCACCAATGCAATTTATACTCATTTTTTTGCGTATCTATCCCGACCATTTCAGAAATTTTATCACTCCACAATCCTGCAGAATTGATGAGAATTTTTGTCTTTATCTGAAAATCATCATCTTTGATAGAAATCACATAACCATCATCCTGCTTTTCAACATTCACAATTTCTGTGTTGTAGGCAAACATTACCTCATTCTGTTCTGCAAGAAATTCCATTTTTTTCATGCAGGAATGAGTGTCCATTATTCCTGTAACCGGAACTTTTAATGCACCGCATGATTTGAAATTTGGTTCGAGTTCTTTTGCTTCTTTCTCTGAAATCATCTCTAAATTCTTGACACCGTTATTAATCCCTTTTCGCTTTAATTCTTCCAAAATCGGAAGCTCGGATTCATCCGTAGCAAGCACAAGTTTGCCGCATTTTTTATAAGGAATTTGATGGTTTTCTAAGAAATCATAAATTAGGTCACCTCCTCGAACACACAATTTTGCTTTGAGAGTATCTTTGGGATAATAAATCCCAGAGTGAATTACCTCACTATTTCTGCTCGAGGTATGTCTGCCAAACGAAGGCTCTTTTTCTGCGACAATGATGTTATCATATTTTTTTGACAATTTTTCTGCAATTGCCAATCCCACGATTCCAGCACCGATTATTACAACATCAACTTTTTCCATAAATTTTTCTCCAATATAATTTTTTGTTTCTTTTATCCGTTACCGGTTAAATTTTTCCTCTTAAAATCCAACCCGTTGAGTTAGTGATCTTTACATTTACCAGTTTTCCAATCAGTGATTTTTCTCCCGGAAAAATTACAATTTTACTTCCACGCGTTCTGCCGGATAGCTCATTTTTGTTTTTTTTGCTCGTTTGTTCTACATAAACTTCCATACTTTTTCCAACATCTTCCTGATATTTTTGAAGAGTTATTTTTTCCTGCAATTTGAATAATTTTTGCAACCGTTCCAAACGAATTTCTTCCGGAATTTGATTATCATATTTTTCGGCAGCAGTTCCGTTTCTCGGAGAATATTTAAATGTGAAGGCAGAATCGAATCCGATTTTCTTAACAGCGGACATTGTTTTTTGAAAATCCTCTTCAGTTTCACCCGGAAATCCAACCATAATATCGGAAGTAATAACAATATCAGGCATTGCTTTCCGAAGTTTTTTTATGATCTCGTAATAATGCTCGATAGAATATTTTCGATTCATTTTTCCCAAAATTCTATTTGAACCGGCTTGCATCGGAAGATGAAGATGCTCGCAAATTTTATCCTCTTTCGCCATTGTGGAAATAACTTTTTCGGAAATATCCTTCGGGTGAGAAGTAACAAAACGAAGACGTTTTATTGAATCAATGTGAGCAACTTTTCCTAACAGGTCTGCAAAGTTGCAATCCCCGAAATGATAGGAATTTACATTTTGCCCGAGTAAAGTAATATCACCAAATCCATTTTTCCCCGCTTGTTCTACTTCCCGAATTATTTCTTCCAAATCTCGCGATCGCTCTCTCCCGCGAACATAGGGAACAATGCAATAAGAACAAAAATTATCGCAACCGCGCATAATCGTTACAAAAGCATTTATTCCCTCGTTTCTTAAAGGACAAATATTTTTATAATTCTCATTTTTATTTTGACCAACAGATGTAATCTGTTTTTTTTCAGCCATGCAGGTTCGGATAATTTCCGGTAGAGCTTTATAATTATCTGTCCCAACCGCAAAGTCGAGTCCGTGTATTTTTTTGATTAATTCCTTGCCAACCCTCTGGGCCACACAACCGATGAGCCCGATGAGCAGGCTCGGTTTTTCGGTTTTCCTTCGCATCTCAAACGTAATCCGTCCGACAACCCGATCTTCTGCGTGCTGCCGGACCGTGCAACTGTTGAAAATAATTATGTCAGCGTTATCAATATTGGTTGTGTTTTGATAACCCTTGTCGGTTAACAAACCCGCAACCATTTCGCTATCATAAACATTCATCTGGCAGCCATAGGTTTTGATATAAAAATTTAGCTTCTTTTTATTTGTAATTTTATAGCTCATAAATTTTTATTG
The sequence above is drawn from the Candidatus Cloacimonadota bacterium genome and encodes:
- a CDS encoding NAD(P)/FAD-dependent oxidoreductase; translation: MEKVDVVIIGAGIVGLAIAEKLSKKYDNIIVAEKEPSFGRHTSSRNSEVIHSGIYYPKDTLKAKLCVRGGDLIYDFLENHQIPYKKCGKLVLATDESELPILEELKRKGINNGVKNLEMISEKEAKELEPNFKSCGALKVPVTGIMDTHSCMKKMEFLAEQNEVMFAYNTEIVNVEKQDDGYVISIKDDDFQIKTKILINSAGLWSDKISEMVGIDTQKNEYKLHWCKGEYYKTTRYKNINHLIYPVPTKISLGIHGVINLNGDLSFGPSAYYVDELGYKMDEKYKKDFYNSIKKYLDIEMDDLGLDDCGIRPKLQGESDDFRDFVISNEREKGFPNFINLVGIDSPGLTCCLSIAEYVEEIID
- the miaB gene encoding tRNA (N6-isopentenyl adenosine(37)-C2)-methylthiotransferase MiaB — protein: MSYKITNKKKLNFYIKTYGCQMNVYDSEMVAGLLTDKGYQNTTNIDNADIIIFNSCTVRQHAEDRVVGRITFEMRRKTEKPSLLIGLIGCVAQRVGKELIKKIHGLDFAVGTDNYKALPEIIRTCMAEKKQITSVGQNKNENYKNICPLRNEGINAFVTIMRGCDNFCSYCIVPYVRGRERSRDLEEIIREVEQAGKNGFGDITLLGQNVNSYHFGDCNFADLLGKVAHIDSIKRLRFVTSHPKDISEKVISTMAKEDKICEHLHLPMQAGSNRILGKMNRKYSIEHYYEIIKKLRKAMPDIVITSDIMVGFPGETEEDFQKTMSAVKKIGFDSAFTFKYSPRNGTAAEKYDNQIPEEIRLERLQKLFKLQEKITLQKYQEDVGKSMEVYVEQTSKKNKNELSGRTRGSKIVIFPGEKSLIGKLVNVKITNSTGWILRGKI